From Corvus moneduloides isolate bCorMon1 chromosome 2, bCorMon1.pri, whole genome shotgun sequence, one genomic window encodes:
- the HSPA13 gene encoding heat shock 70 kDa protein 13 gives MAGQMAVLGSAVLALLLASYLAQQYLPMPTPRVIGIDLGTTYCSVGVFLPGTGDVKVIADENGHNSIPSVVSFTDTGVHVGYEGLELADANPQNTIYDAKRFIGKIFTSEELKSESSRYPFKIVNNNGLAEFSVTTNETFHITPERIGSKLLLKLKKMAEANLGMSISKAVISVPAEFDERQRNSTIKAANFAGLSVLRVINEPTAAAMAYGLHKADVFNVLVVDLGGGTLDVSLLNKMGGMFITRAMAGNNKLGGQDFNQRLMVYLYDELRQTYGSLPTQKEEIHRLRQAVEAAKLNLTVHEAVTLRVLLTLPANKLTKELAQSQVKTSSALEGEVPQNTKDLKNLGDASRVDDNFVKVVFETEISRELFEMLNEDLFEKILVPIEQVLQEGHLHKAEVDEIVLVGGSTRIPKIRKVIRDFFGKEPNTSVDPDLAVVTGVAIQAGILAGSWPLQVSAVEIPNKHLQKTNFN, from the exons ATGGCGGGGCAgatggctgtgctgg gctctgctgtgctggccctgctcttAGCCAGTTACCTGGCACAGCAGTATCTGCCCATGCCCACCCCCAGAGTGATTGGGATCGACCTCGGCACCACCTACTGCTCCGTCGGCGTCTTCCTGCCTGGCACCGGGGACGTGAAGGTCATCGCGGATGAGAACGGGCACAACAGCATCCCCAGTGTCGTCTCCTTCACAGACACAGGGGTGCATGTGGGCTATGAAGGCCTGGAACTGGCTGATGCCAATCCTCAGAACACCATATATGATGCCAAGAGATTCATTGGGAAAATTTTCACttcagaagaactgaaaagtGAAAGCAGCAGGTATCCCTTTAAG ATTGTCAACAACAATGGATTAGCTGAATTTTCTGTGACAACTAATGAAACCTTTCACATCACTCCAGAGCGCATTGGCTCtaagctgctgctgaaactgaagaaaatggcAGAAGCCAACCTTGGCATGTCCATTTCCAAGGCAGTCATCTCCGTGCCAGCAGAGTTTGATGAAAGGCAGCGGAATTCTACCATTAAAGCAGCTAACTTTGCAG GGCTCAGCGTTTTGCGAGTAATCAATGAGCCCACAGCTGCTGCTATGGCTTATGGACTCCACAAAGCTGATGTGTTTAATGTTCTGGTGGTGGATTTGGGTGGAGGAACTTTGGATGTGTCTCTGTTGAACAAGATGGGAGGGATGTTCATCACACGAGCCATGGCAG GTAACAACAAACTTGGAGGACAGGATTTCAATCAGAGGTTGATGGTGTATTTATATGATGAGCTCCGTCAAACGTATGGTTCTCTGCCAACACAAAAAGAGGAGATTCACCGCCTCAGACAGGCCGTGGAAGCAGCTAAATTAAACCTGACTGTCCACGAGGCAGTTACACTGAGGGTGCTCTTGACTCTGCCAGCAAACAAGCTTACAAAAGAACTTGCACAAAGCCAGGTAAAAACAAGCAGTGCACTAGAAGGCGAGGtcccacaaaacacaaaagacCTGAAAAATCTTGGAGACGCTTCCAGAGTAGATGACAACTTTGTCAAAGTTGTGTTTGAAACAGAAATCTCTCGGGAGCTGTTTGAGATGTTAAATGAGGACCTTTTTGAGAAGATTCTTGTGCCCATTGAACAAGTGTTGCAGGAAGGCCACCTGCACAAAGCAGAAGTGGACGAGATTGTGTTAGTCGGAGGCTCCACACGGATTCCCAAAATACGTAAAGTTATTCGGGACTTCTTTGGAAAGGAACCCAACACCTCTGTAGATCCCGACCTGGCCGTTGTGACGGGTGTAGCCATCCAAGCAGGAATTCTTGCTGGGTCCTGGCCTCTCCAAGTCAGTGCTGTAGAAATCCCTAACAAGCATTTACAGAAGActaattttaactga